A single genomic interval of Prochlorococcus marinus XMU1406 harbors:
- a CDS encoding site-specific integrase — protein sequence MNVIQEINNVNDKFATQGSKLKIEKRGEKLNIRGSLPSKEDKNNFKIQRISLGLKANISGLEEAKKKLQLINLQLELNQFDWINWIGKPYKKEIKDGFELPNRLNQFEEFFFKENKSDFRTSTRKTTWKSSYKPYMKRLQNIYNDYENEALEKIFQKTLESYKEGTRSRKQCATSLSVLAKFLDIKLPEDWKLNSRGYGLNKAGFRDLPKDELIEKLWEKIPNKSWKFVFGLMATYGLRNHEVFFCDLSSLTNSGDKIIRVLPTTKTGEHQVWPFHPEWVEKFELSKLGENPELLPNINRDLKITTLQNIGKKITDQFKRYSLQIKPYDLRHAWAVRTIFYDLPDTVAARMMGHSVSLHTQTYHHWITKRDQQQAVNNALLKVKRVKNI from the coding sequence ATGAACGTAATTCAGGAAATTAATAATGTCAATGATAAATTTGCTACTCAAGGCAGCAAGCTTAAAATTGAGAAAAGAGGAGAGAAATTAAATATCCGTGGTTCACTACCCTCTAAAGAAGATAAAAATAACTTTAAGATTCAAAGAATATCTCTCGGTTTGAAGGCTAATATTTCTGGATTAGAGGAGGCCAAAAAAAAATTACAATTAATCAATTTGCAATTGGAATTGAATCAATTTGATTGGATTAATTGGATAGGCAAACCTTATAAAAAGGAAATAAAAGATGGTTTTGAATTACCAAATAGATTAAATCAATTTGAGGAATTTTTTTTTAAAGAAAATAAAAGTGATTTTCGAACCAGCACTAGAAAAACTACTTGGAAAAGTTCTTACAAGCCATATATGAAAAGACTCCAGAATATTTACAATGATTATGAAAATGAAGCTTTAGAAAAAATATTTCAAAAAACACTTGAAAGTTATAAAGAAGGTACTAGAAGTAGGAAACAATGTGCAACTTCTTTAAGTGTTCTGGCTAAGTTTTTGGACATCAAACTACCTGAAGATTGGAAATTAAATTCTAGAGGATATGGTCTGAACAAAGCAGGCTTTAGGGATCTCCCTAAAGACGAATTAATAGAAAAACTGTGGGAGAAGATACCGAACAAGTCTTGGAAATTTGTTTTTGGTTTGATGGCTACATATGGATTGAGGAATCATGAAGTATTTTTTTGTGATTTAAGTTCTCTTACTAATTCTGGTGACAAAATTATTAGAGTTTTACCTACCACTAAAACTGGGGAACATCAAGTTTGGCCATTTCATCCTGAATGGGTGGAAAAGTTTGAATTATCAAAACTTGGTGAAAATCCAGAACTTCTACCAAATATCAATAGAGACCTTAAAATTACAACCTTACAAAATATTGGAAAAAAAATAACAGACCAGTTTAAGCGTTACTCTTTACAAATAAAACCCTATGATCTAAGGCATGCCTGGGCAGTAAGAACAATTTTTTATGATTTACCTGATACTGTGGCTGCCAGAATGATGGGACATTCGGTTAGTTTACATACTCAAACTTATCACCACTGGATTACTAAAAGAGATCAACAACAAGCGGTAAATAATGCACTTTTAAAAGTTAAAAGAGTTAAAAATATTTAA
- the hemH gene encoding ferrochelatase produces the protein MDKIGVLLMNLGGPERITDVGPFLYNLFSDPEIIRTPFPVFQKPLAWLISTLRSTTSQQAYLSIGGGSPIRRITEQQARELQSKLRDKGLNATTYIAMRYWHPFTESAIADMKADGIDQVVVIPLYPHFSISTSGSSFRELKKLRDSDNEFKKVPMRCVRSWFSQSGYLKSMVELISEQISLCESPLKAHIFFTAHGVPKSYVEEAGDPYKQQIEDCSLLIINELEKFLGHSNPHTLSYQSRVGPVEWLKPYTEEVLADLGRSNVNDLIVVPISFVGEHIETLQEIDIEYKEIAEKAGIKNFRRVKALNTHPTFIEGLSDLVISCLEGPLVNLEEASQLPEKVKLYPQEKWQWGWNNSSEVWNGRVAMIIFLVLFIELISGSGPLHKLGIL, from the coding sequence ATGGATAAAATAGGCGTCTTACTAATGAATTTAGGAGGGCCTGAACGCATTACTGATGTCGGCCCATTCTTATACAATCTCTTCTCTGATCCAGAAATAATCAGGACTCCCTTCCCTGTTTTTCAAAAGCCCCTAGCTTGGTTAATTAGTACTCTTAGGAGTACTACTTCACAACAGGCGTATCTCTCTATAGGTGGAGGTTCACCTATCAGAAGGATAACTGAACAACAAGCAAGAGAATTACAATCTAAATTAAGGGACAAAGGATTAAACGCCACTACCTATATCGCTATGAGGTATTGGCATCCTTTTACCGAATCAGCAATTGCTGATATGAAAGCAGATGGTATAGATCAAGTTGTTGTAATACCGTTGTATCCACATTTTTCGATAAGTACTAGTGGTTCGAGCTTTAGGGAATTAAAAAAATTGCGAGATTCTGATAATGAATTTAAGAAGGTTCCAATGAGATGTGTAAGGAGTTGGTTTAGTCAATCAGGTTATTTAAAGTCTATGGTCGAATTAATTTCTGAACAAATTTCACTTTGTGAATCACCTTTAAAAGCCCATATATTTTTTACTGCTCATGGAGTTCCCAAGAGTTACGTAGAGGAAGCTGGAGACCCTTATAAACAACAAATTGAAGATTGTTCTTTGTTAATCATAAATGAGCTGGAAAAATTTTTAGGGCATAGTAATCCTCATACACTCTCTTATCAAAGTAGAGTTGGTCCTGTTGAATGGTTGAAACCTTATACAGAAGAAGTGTTAGCTGATCTTGGAAGGTCAAATGTTAATGATCTGATTGTTGTCCCTATAAGTTTCGTTGGAGAGCATATCGAAACATTGCAAGAAATTGATATTGAATATAAAGAAATTGCTGAAAAGGCGGGTATTAAAAACTTTCGGAGAGTTAAGGCTTTAAATACTCATCCTACTTTTATTGAAGGCCTTAGTGATCTAGTGATTTCCTGCTTGGAAGGACCTCTTGTTAATCTAGAGGAGGCTTCTCAGTTGCCCGAAAAAGTTAAACTTTATCCCCAAGAGAAGTGGCAATGGGGTTGGAATAATAGTTCAGAAGTTTGGAACGGAAGGGTTGCAATGATTATTTTTCTTGTGCTTTTTATTGAACTTATTTCAGGTTCTGGACCTCTACATAAATTAGGCATTTTATAA
- the pyrH gene encoding UMP kinase: MTYKRVLLKLSGEALMGEKPYGIDPAIVQSIAEDVSKVVENNVQLAIVVGGGNIFRGLKGSADGMDRATADYVGMLATVMNAISLQDGLERVGVATRVQTAIEMQEIAEPYIRRRAMRHLEKGRVVVFGGGCGNPFFTTDTTAALRAAEINAEVVMKATKVDGVYDRDPNQFNDAKKYSSLSYQQVLSDEIAVMDSTAIALCKDNNIPIMVFDIFKKGNISKAVAGKPIGSLIS; encoded by the coding sequence ATGACTTACAAAAGAGTTCTCTTAAAACTTAGTGGTGAAGCACTAATGGGTGAAAAACCTTATGGTATCGATCCAGCTATAGTTCAGTCAATTGCAGAGGATGTTTCAAAAGTAGTCGAAAATAATGTGCAACTTGCAATAGTTGTTGGGGGCGGGAATATTTTTAGGGGGCTTAAAGGGTCTGCAGATGGCATGGATAGAGCGACAGCTGATTATGTTGGGATGCTCGCAACGGTAATGAATGCTATTTCACTTCAAGATGGTTTAGAAAGAGTAGGAGTTGCAACCAGAGTTCAAACTGCAATAGAAATGCAGGAAATTGCCGAACCCTACATTAGAAGAAGAGCAATGAGGCACCTAGAAAAAGGGAGAGTTGTAGTTTTCGGAGGTGGATGCGGAAATCCATTTTTTACAACTGATACTACAGCAGCTTTGAGGGCAGCGGAGATAAACGCTGAAGTTGTTATGAAGGCTACTAAAGTTGATGGAGTATACGATCGAGATCCTAATCAATTTAACGATGCAAAAAAATATTCCTCTCTCAGTTATCAACAAGTTCTTAGTGATGAAATTGCAGTAATGGACAGTACTGCGATCGCACTTTGCAAAGATAATAATATACCAATTATGGTTTTTGATATATTCAAAAAAGGGAACATTTCAAAAGCTGTTGCTGGTAAGCCAATAGGCTCTTTAATTAGTTAA
- a CDS encoding Tab2 family RNA-binding protein yields the protein MNINKKMESSLKLKISNWELDFYSRPIIESNGKKRWELIICSTRSYKTEDIFLWNKKCPANEVNSVWLTKALNEAISEARKQGWAKPSIVRFWRSSMKSIIKKSLEALSIEALISRRTYDLLDRIEFIEKEIYPKEKGYVRGVLAPTFTSKSENPAQPLPEAVRGDALTISEISIGELKSAENWPMEFGDIFPIQQDLDDNYLVPGLRLFSKDRSLALSAWFSCLEPIKLVISKKQLILEASEDDKWLVTDLPEKDANILSTKFLENKKTSFGYQFISIQSTPYIEKFAGFWILRDIELIS from the coding sequence ATGAACATTAACAAAAAAATGGAGTCAAGTCTTAAATTAAAAATTTCAAATTGGGAATTAGACTTTTACTCAAGACCAATTATTGAATCAAATGGAAAAAAAAGATGGGAGTTAATTATTTGCTCTACAAGAAGTTATAAGACAGAAGATATTTTTCTTTGGAATAAAAAATGTCCTGCCAATGAAGTTAATTCAGTATGGCTTACAAAGGCACTAAATGAAGCAATAAGTGAAGCAAGAAAACAAGGGTGGGCGAAACCTTCAATAGTTCGATTCTGGAGATCGTCAATGAAATCGATCATTAAGAAATCTCTAGAGGCCTTGAGTATTGAGGCTCTTATAAGTAGGAGAACTTACGATTTATTAGATAGAATCGAATTTATTGAAAAAGAAATTTATCCAAAGGAAAAAGGTTATGTAAGAGGTGTATTAGCTCCAACTTTTACTTCTAAAAGTGAAAACCCTGCTCAACCTCTACCAGAAGCAGTAAGGGGTGATGCATTAACTATATCTGAAATATCAATTGGCGAATTAAAATCAGCAGAAAATTGGCCTATGGAATTTGGAGATATTTTCCCAATTCAGCAGGATTTAGATGATAATTACTTAGTTCCAGGATTAAGACTTTTTAGCAAAGATAGATCTTTAGCACTTTCTGCATGGTTCAGTTGTTTAGAACCTATTAAATTAGTCATCAGTAAGAAACAACTCATCCTTGAAGCTTCAGAAGACGATAAGTGGCTGGTGACTGATTTACCAGAAAAAGATGCAAACATTTTGAGTACAAAGTTTTTAGAGAATAAAAAAACTTCTTTTGGTTATCAATTTATTTCCATACAGTCAACGCCATACATCGAAAAATTTGCAGGATTCTGGATCTTGAGAGATATTGAATTAATTTCATAA
- the frr gene encoding ribosome recycling factor, with protein MKEKEIQENMNKSIEATQRNFNTIRTGRANASLLDRVNVEYYGAETPIKSLATISTVDSQTISIQPFDISCLQAIEKSISMSDLGITPNNDGKVIRINVPPLTEERRKEFCKLASKYAEEGKVALRNIRRDAVDKEKKDEKDGLISIDESRDNQSEIQKITDKYIALIETKLSEKAKEILKV; from the coding sequence ATGAAAGAAAAAGAAATTCAAGAAAATATGAATAAAAGTATTGAAGCCACACAAAGAAACTTTAATACAATTAGAACAGGCAGAGCTAATGCTTCATTGTTAGACAGAGTAAATGTTGAGTACTACGGAGCAGAAACACCAATCAAATCACTTGCCACAATAAGCACTGTTGATTCACAAACAATTTCAATACAACCATTTGATATTTCATGCTTACAAGCGATTGAGAAATCTATTTCTATGAGTGATTTAGGTATTACACCAAATAATGATGGGAAAGTAATAAGAATAAATGTTCCTCCCTTAACAGAAGAAAGAAGAAAAGAATTCTGTAAATTAGCCTCTAAATATGCAGAGGAAGGAAAAGTAGCTTTGAGAAATATCAGAAGAGATGCTGTTGATAAAGAAAAAAAAGACGAAAAAGATGGTCTCATTTCTATTGACGAATCGAGAGATAATCAATCTGAAATTCAGAAAATTACTGATAAATATATTGCCTTAATAGAAACTAAATTATCTGAAAAAGCAAAGGAAATTCTAAAAGTTTGA
- the tal gene encoding transaldolase, with protein sequence MKSILEQLSSMTVVVADTGDLDSIKKFQPRDATTNPSLILAAAKNPDYVKLIDKALESSENVLPKEFSEIELIKETVDQVSVFFGKEILKIISGRVSTEVDARLSFDTEATVEKARKLINLYKNFGIEKERILIKIAATWEGIKAAEILEKEGIRCNLTLLFNFCQAVTCANAKITLISPFVGRILDWHKAKTGKTSFVGPEDPGVISVTQIYKYFKEKGFKTEVMGASFRNLDEIKELAGCDLLTIAPKFLEELKKEKGELVRKLDVSTQINHSIDYKFEEKDFRLSMLEDQMASEKLSEGITGFSNAIEELEELLLKRYSEIKNHKLISAN encoded by the coding sequence ATGAAATCAATTTTAGAACAATTGTCCTCAATGACCGTTGTTGTTGCCGATACAGGAGATTTAGATTCGATAAAAAAATTTCAACCAAGGGATGCCACCACCAATCCATCGCTAATACTTGCCGCTGCTAAGAATCCTGATTATGTGAAATTAATTGATAAAGCTTTAGAAAGTTCAGAAAATGTATTGCCCAAAGAATTCTCCGAAATTGAATTAATCAAAGAAACTGTTGACCAAGTTTCAGTATTTTTTGGAAAAGAAATATTGAAAATTATTTCAGGGCGTGTATCTACAGAAGTTGATGCAAGATTGAGCTTTGACACCGAAGCTACGGTAGAAAAAGCGAGAAAATTGATCAATCTTTACAAAAATTTTGGAATTGAAAAGGAAAGAATTTTGATTAAGATTGCTGCAACTTGGGAGGGAATTAAGGCAGCTGAAATTTTGGAAAAAGAGGGTATTAGGTGCAACTTAACTTTACTTTTTAACTTCTGCCAAGCGGTAACTTGTGCCAATGCAAAGATAACTCTAATTTCTCCATTCGTTGGCCGTATATTGGATTGGCATAAAGCAAAAACTGGTAAAACTAGCTTTGTTGGTCCTGAAGACCCTGGTGTTATTTCGGTTACACAAATATACAAGTACTTTAAAGAAAAGGGATTCAAGACAGAAGTAATGGGAGCGAGTTTTAGAAATCTTGATGAAATAAAAGAATTAGCAGGTTGCGATCTTTTAACAATTGCACCAAAATTTCTTGAGGAACTGAAGAAAGAGAAAGGAGAGTTAGTTAGAAAATTAGATGTAAGTACCCAAATAAATCATTCTATTGACTACAAATTTGAAGAAAAAGATTTCAGATTAAGCATGTTAGAAGATCAAATGGCAAGTGAAAAGCTCAGTGAGGGCATCACTGGATTCAGTAATGCTATAGAAGAATTGGAAGAGCTGCTACTCAAGAGATATTCAGAAATTAAAAATCATAAATTGATTTCTGCTAACTAA
- the ilvB gene encoding biosynthetic-type acetolactate synthase large subunit has product MTLTSRSFSKGSSKHENPVWITGADALMDSLKIHGVKVIFGYPGGAILPIYDAVHKAEQEGWLKHYMVRHEQGGSHAADGYARSTGEVGVCFGTSGPGATNLVTGIATAQMDSVPLVVVTGQVPRPAIGTDAFQETDIFGITLPIVKHSWVIRDPSDIAKVVSEAFFIASSGRPGPVLIDIPKDVGQEFFNYQRVLPGEIIPKGFKRNGEINDCDINKAIKLIEDSEKPLLYVGGGAISSGAHDEIKTLAKNYQIPVTTTLMGKGAFDEKDNLSVGMLGMHGTAYANFAVTECDLLIAIGARFDDRVTGKLDTFAPNAKVIHIDIDPAEVNKNRRVDVAIVSDVSKAVLKINEQSLNNKFTCQTKNWLEKIDFWKNKHPLYDPPKEGEIYPQEVLLKVRELSPEAYVTTDVGQHQMWAAQYLRNSPRKWISSAGLGTMGFGLPAAIGVKAALPNSDVICIAGDASVLMNVQELGTLSQYGLKVKVIIINNRWQGMVRQWQESFYDERYSSSDMSCGEPDFVKLAESFGVKGYLISDRKQLQNELKNALDHDGPALINILVRRGENCYPMVPPGKSNAQMVGYVNCED; this is encoded by the coding sequence GTGACCCTTACTTCGAGATCCTTTTCAAAGGGTAGTTCAAAACATGAAAATCCAGTTTGGATAACTGGTGCAGATGCACTAATGGATTCTTTAAAAATTCATGGGGTAAAAGTTATATTTGGATATCCAGGAGGAGCCATATTACCAATATATGATGCTGTTCATAAGGCGGAACAAGAAGGTTGGTTAAAGCATTATATGGTTAGGCATGAACAAGGTGGTTCACATGCGGCTGATGGATATGCAAGATCTACTGGTGAAGTAGGAGTATGTTTTGGGACCTCAGGCCCAGGTGCTACAAATTTGGTAACTGGAATTGCCACTGCGCAAATGGATTCAGTGCCCCTAGTTGTAGTTACAGGTCAAGTCCCAAGACCTGCCATAGGTACAGACGCTTTTCAAGAAACTGATATTTTTGGTATAACTCTTCCAATAGTGAAACATTCATGGGTAATAAGAGATCCTTCAGATATCGCGAAAGTAGTTTCTGAAGCTTTTTTTATAGCCTCATCTGGAAGGCCTGGCCCCGTTTTAATTGATATACCCAAAGATGTAGGTCAGGAGTTCTTTAATTACCAAAGAGTTTTGCCTGGTGAGATTATCCCTAAAGGATTTAAAAGGAATGGAGAAATTAATGATTGCGATATCAATAAAGCAATTAAATTAATAGAAGATTCTGAAAAACCTCTCCTATACGTAGGAGGTGGGGCAATATCTTCAGGGGCTCATGATGAAATAAAAACTTTGGCAAAGAATTATCAAATACCTGTTACCACAACCTTAATGGGGAAAGGCGCTTTTGATGAAAAAGACAATTTATCAGTAGGGATGCTAGGAATGCATGGAACTGCTTACGCAAATTTCGCGGTTACAGAATGCGATCTTTTAATTGCTATTGGAGCTAGATTCGATGATAGGGTGACAGGAAAATTAGATACTTTTGCACCTAATGCAAAGGTAATTCATATAGATATCGACCCAGCAGAAGTTAATAAAAATAGACGTGTAGATGTTGCAATTGTTTCTGATGTTTCAAAAGCTGTTCTCAAAATTAATGAACAATCTCTTAATAACAAATTTACTTGTCAGACGAAAAACTGGTTAGAAAAAATTGATTTTTGGAAAAATAAGCACCCTTTATATGACCCGCCTAAAGAAGGAGAAATTTATCCTCAGGAGGTTCTTTTAAAAGTGAGGGAACTTTCACCAGAAGCTTATGTAACTACAGATGTAGGACAACATCAGATGTGGGCTGCTCAATATCTTAGGAATTCTCCAAGAAAATGGATTAGTAGTGCAGGCTTAGGAACTATGGGTTTTGGATTGCCAGCGGCAATTGGAGTAAAAGCAGCCTTACCTAATTCAGATGTAATTTGTATTGCAGGAGATGCAAGTGTCTTAATGAATGTTCAAGAATTAGGAACTTTATCTCAATATGGTCTAAAGGTGAAAGTGATTATTATAAATAATCGCTGGCAAGGGATGGTAAGACAATGGCAGGAAAGTTTCTACGATGAAAGATATTCCTCATCTGATATGAGTTGTGGTGAACCTGATTTTGTGAAACTTGCTGAGTCTTTTGGAGTTAAAGGATACTTAATTTCTGATAGAAAACAATTACAAAATGAACTTAAAAATGCGCTTGATCATGACGGCCCTGCCTTGATTAATATCCTTGTCAGAAGAGGTGAAAATTGTTATCCAATGGTTCCTCCTGGTAAAAGTAATGCTCAAATGGTTGGATATGTTAATTGTGAAGACTAA
- the pgeF gene encoding peptidoglycan editing factor PgeF yields MIPYKEIYFSKGEIFIQNKKFEYYSSPILSQNNFKHAYFTKSSSEEFLQLLGNHFNENYINCISNQIHSNLIVSGSHLEEGIKTDADGIVGDKCNQNLWVYTADCMPIFFADKRTRNVATLHCGRKGLEKKIIKNLVKIFDNFGTSRDNLLVAIGPAISKEHYLVDKMTLKEFYRKAENKNITVNLTKAEKNLCFSDSNHFKKQNLNQLDLKRSAYKQLLNENIPNTNIDISNLCTYKLKNEFNSWRRSKTFSRQWNFICS; encoded by the coding sequence ATTATTCCATACAAAGAAATATATTTCTCAAAAGGTGAAATTTTTATTCAAAACAAAAAATTTGAGTATTATTCATCACCTATCCTTAGTCAAAATAATTTCAAACATGCATACTTTACGAAGTCAAGCTCTGAGGAATTTCTTCAATTATTAGGGAATCACTTTAATGAAAATTATATAAATTGTATTTCCAATCAAATTCACAGTAATTTGATAGTGTCTGGATCACATTTGGAAGAAGGGATTAAGACTGATGCAGATGGTATTGTTGGTGATAAATGCAACCAAAACTTATGGGTTTACACAGCTGATTGTATGCCAATATTTTTTGCCGATAAAAGGACAAGAAATGTAGCAACCTTGCATTGTGGAAGAAAAGGTTTAGAAAAAAAAATAATAAAAAATTTGGTTAAAATTTTCGATAATTTTGGCACATCTAGAGATAACTTACTTGTTGCAATAGGACCAGCGATTTCGAAGGAACATTATCTAGTTGATAAAATGACACTCAAAGAATTTTATAGAAAGGCCGAAAACAAAAACATAACGGTCAATCTGACTAAAGCTGAAAAAAATCTTTGTTTTAGTGATTCAAATCACTTCAAAAAGCAAAACTTAAATCAACTCGATCTTAAAAGATCTGCCTATAAACAACTTTTAAATGAGAACATCCCTAATACAAATATAGATATCTCAAATTTATGCACATACAAATTAAAAAATGAATTTAATTCCTGGAGAAGGAGCAAAACATTCTCGAGACAATGGAATTTTATTTGTTCATAG
- a CDS encoding NAD(P)/FAD-dependent oxidoreductase gives MIGFDVVIIGGGLSGSATALNLSKKGYSVLIIEKENFQDYKPCAGGMASSMQRFLPLNIKDAMESKIKNVEFRWKASDNVTADLTGESPFWIIRREKLDQLLLDESLSNGAQIMRPLLIEKIIKKNDKWEITCNNKIKYITEFLVIADGSQSKWAGYFNLGARKPKFANTISLRLKGLGEIPRDTVRFEFGFIKYGFAWAFPLRESLNIGLGTFINNGLLENQAINKQVIRSFGFDDFPNITISKKLRIWNGFHSINGDKVLAVGDAASLCDPFLAEGIRPSLISSFYAAEYIDQCLTGKVDNLNLYTKKINNIWGKSMAWGRRIAQVFYRFPRTGYQLGVKRKTAPKRIAQILSGEMSYEDIAKRVIRRLLTKSGT, from the coding sequence TTGATAGGATTTGACGTCGTAATAATAGGTGGAGGCTTATCAGGATCTGCCACGGCTCTTAACCTATCAAAGAAAGGATATTCAGTTTTAATTATCGAAAAAGAAAATTTCCAAGATTACAAACCATGTGCAGGTGGGATGGCATCTTCAATGCAAAGATTTCTTCCCTTAAATATAAAAGATGCCATGGAATCAAAAATTAAGAATGTTGAATTCAGATGGAAGGCTTCAGATAATGTAACTGCTGATCTGACTGGTGAATCACCATTTTGGATTATTAGAAGAGAGAAGCTTGATCAATTATTACTAGATGAGTCCTTGAGTAATGGAGCTCAGATAATGAGACCATTATTGATAGAAAAAATCATAAAAAAAAATGATAAATGGGAAATTACTTGCAATAACAAAATAAAATATATTACAGAATTTCTTGTGATTGCAGATGGGTCTCAATCGAAATGGGCTGGTTATTTCAATTTAGGGGCAAGAAAACCGAAATTTGCGAACACAATCTCATTAAGATTGAAAGGGTTAGGAGAAATACCTAGAGATACAGTTAGATTTGAGTTTGGATTTATAAAATATGGTTTTGCATGGGCATTTCCTCTAAGAGAAAGCTTAAATATTGGTCTAGGTACTTTTATAAATAATGGTCTCCTAGAAAATCAGGCTATAAATAAACAAGTAATCAGAAGCTTCGGTTTTGATGATTTTCCTAATATAACAATTAGTAAGAAACTGAGAATATGGAATGGCTTCCACTCAATTAATGGTGACAAAGTTCTAGCGGTTGGAGATGCAGCATCTCTATGTGATCCATTTTTAGCGGAAGGAATAAGACCATCTTTAATTAGCAGTTTTTATGCTGCAGAATATATAGATCAGTGCTTAACAGGAAAAGTAGATAATTTAAATCTTTATACGAAAAAAATTAACAACATTTGGGGGAAATCAATGGCTTGGGGGAGGAGAATAGCCCAGGTATTTTATAGATTTCCTAGAACTGGATACCAATTAGGTGTCAAAAGAAAAACAGCACCTAAACGTATTGCTCAAATATTATCAGGAGAAATGAGTTATGAGGATATTGCAAAAAGAGTTATTAGAAGACTTTTAACAAAAAGTGGTACTTAA
- the cobO gene encoding cob(I)yrinic acid a,c-diamide adenosyltransferase: protein MQEKPSSSQEIFNLDNQANKLGMGGKLSPDSDESSYKKRMQQRKDIQAERLQIRKTKKGLLIVFTGNGKGKTTASLGMALRTIGHGYKVAIIQFIKGGWTTGEEKALENFSSNLSWHSLGEGFTWETQDRIRDEKLVQEAWQLAKKYIKNESYKLIILDEINIATKLGYLAPEEIITFLKSLNNRKNHIVLTGRGASDSIINYADLVTEMKLIRHPFKEQGIKAQKCVEF from the coding sequence ATGCAAGAAAAACCTTCATCTTCCCAGGAAATATTTAACCTTGATAATCAAGCCAATAAACTTGGAATGGGAGGTAAATTATCACCGGATAGCGATGAAAGCTCATATAAAAAAAGAATGCAGCAAAGAAAAGATATTCAAGCAGAAAGACTACAAATTAGAAAAACAAAAAAAGGATTATTGATTGTTTTCACAGGAAATGGGAAGGGCAAGACAACTGCATCTTTAGGTATGGCTTTAAGGACGATAGGGCATGGCTATAAAGTAGCAATAATTCAATTTATCAAAGGAGGCTGGACCACTGGAGAAGAAAAAGCACTTGAGAACTTTTCTTCAAACCTATCTTGGCATTCATTAGGAGAGGGATTTACTTGGGAAACGCAAGACAGAATAAGAGATGAAAAATTAGTTCAAGAGGCGTGGCAATTAGCCAAAAAATACATAAAAAACGAATCTTATAAACTTATCATTCTTGATGAAATTAATATTGCGACAAAACTTGGTTATCTTGCACCCGAAGAAATAATCACTTTTTTAAAAAGCTTAAATAATAGAAAAAATCATATTGTTTTAACTGGAAGGGGAGCATCTGATTCAATTATCAATTACGCTGATCTAGTTACAGAAATGAAACTAATAAGACATCCATTTAAAGAACAAGGAATAAAGGCACAAAAGTGTGTTGAATTTTAG